The following is a genomic window from Amycolatopsis australiensis.
GATGTCGAGCTGCTGCTCGAAGCTCAGCTGGTCGACGTAGTAGGTGGAGCCGATCAGGCCGAACTCCTCCGCGCTCCAGAAGCCGAAGCGGACGGCGTTGTTGACCTTCGGGCTGCTCCCCAGCTGCAGCGCCGTCTCGAGCAGGGCCGCCGAGCCGCTGCCGTTGTCGTTGATGCCCGGGCCCGCCGGGACGCTGTCGAGGTGCGACCCCAGCATCACGACGTTGTCCTTGCGCCCGGTCTTGGTCTCGGCGATGACGTTGTAGCTGGTCCGCGCCTCCTGGAAGGCACGCAGCTCCAGCGTCACGTTCTGCCCGCCGAGCGTGGCCAGCTGCGCCCCCGCGGCCGCCGTGACGCCGCCGGTCGGGATCTTCGCGTTCTCCGGGCCGCCGAGCGTCCCGTTCAGGTCGCCGTCGGTGTTGTTGTAGACGATGGCGCCGATCGCGCCCGCCGCGGCGGCGGTCTGCTGCTTCTGCGCGAACGAGCAGCCACCGCGCTTGATGAGGGCGATCTTGCCCGCGACGTCGGCGGTGTAGTCGGTGACCTCGCAGCCGCTGGTGTCGTCGACCGCGACCACGGCGAGCGGCGCGGTGATGCCGCCGACGGGCGTCGAGACCGTGTACTCCATGGCGATGACCGGAACGCTCTGGCCGCCCGCGGTGAGCTTCTCGGCCAGCGTTTCCGAGTAGGTGAACGGGAACTCCTGGCGGGTCACCTGGAAACCGGCCGCTTCGAGCTTGGTCGCGATGTACTCGGCGGACTTCTGGTGGCCCGTGGTGCTCGCCGCCCGGGTGCCGCCGTTCGTGTCGGCGATCCGCTGCAGCGCGATCAGGTGCCGGTTGACGCCGTTGACGTCGACCTTCTTGACGAGCTGCTTGGCCAGCGCGGGGCCGTCGGGGACCGTCGTCGCGGCGGCGGCCGGGGTGAGGCCGAGCACCAGCGTCGCGCCGGCGGCGATGGCCACCGGCGGGAGGAGTCTTGCACGGAAGATTGACATGGTTGCTCACCTTTGTGCGCTTTGCGAAGTCCGTCAATGCGTCATTCGGCGGGACCTTCCCCGGGCGGTATACGGTCGACGCATGTACGCGATCACCATCCGTGAGCCAGGTGACCCGGAAGTTCTCGAGTGGGCGGAGGTCGCGGACCCGCGTCCCGGCCCCGGCGAGGTGCTGGTGAACGTCGCGGCGAGTGCGGTGAACCGGGCGGACCTCCTGCAACGCCAGGGCCATTACCCGCCGCCGCCCGGGGCCAGCGAGACGCTCGGCCTCGAATGCTCGGGCACGATCGCGGAACTCGGCGAAGGCGTCGAAGGGTGGAACGTCGGCGACGAGGTCTGCGCGTTGCTCGCGGGCGGCGGCTACGCGGAGAAGGCCGTCGTCCCGGCCGGGCAGCTGCTGCCGGTGCCGGGCGAGGTGGAGCTGCTCGCCGCGGCCGGGCTGCCCGAGGTGGCCTGCACGGTGTGGGCGAACGTCGTGATGCACGCGAAGCTGGCGGAGGGCGAGGTGCTGCTCGTCCACGGCGGTGCCGGCGGGATCGGCACGCACGCCATCCAGGTCGGCAAGGCGCTGGGCGCGACCGTCGCCGTCACCGCGGGCTCGGCGCAACGGCTCGAACGCTGCCGCCAGCTCGGCGCCGACATCACGATCAACTACAAGGAAGACGACTTCGTCGAGGTGCTCCGCAAGGAGACCGGCGGCGCGAACGTCATCCTCGACAACATGGGCGCGTCCTACCTCGGCCGCAACGTCGACGCGCTGGCCGCCGACGGCCGCCTGGTCATCATCGGCATGCAGGGCGGGGTGAAGGGCGAGCTGAACGTCGGCGCGCTGCTCGGCAAGCGGGCCAGCGTGTTCGCCGCGGGCCTGCGGTTCCGGCCGAAGGACCAGAAGGCGGCGATCGTCGCCGACGTCCGCGAGCGGCTGTGGCCGCTGGTCGAGCAGGGCTCGGTGAAGCCGATCATCGGCCAGGTCGTGCCGATGGCCGAAGCCGCGTCGGCGCACCGCGCGCTCGAAGAGGGCTCCGTGTTCGGAAAGATCCTGCTGGCGGCGAAGTCCTAGCTCCGTCAGCGCAGTTCGTCGAGGACCCGCACGAGCTGGTTGATCTCGAAGACGTTGGAGTAGTGGGCGAGCCCGATCCGCACGGCCCCGCCCACTTCTCCGACGCCGAGTGCCGCGAAGACGCCGCTCGTGCCGTCGTCGGCGAAGGCGCACAACCCCTGTGACGCCAGGTACTCGGCGACCTCCGGGGCCTTCTTGCCGGCGACGGCGAAGGCGAGCGCGGGGATGCGGCGCATGGCGTTGCCGATGACCATGATGTGCCGCAGCGACAGCAGTTCCGTGGACAGCTGCGCGAGCAGCCCGGCGTGGTAGGACTTCGCCGAGCCGAGCGACGTGACCAGCCGCTCGCGGCGGGATCCGGCGGCGGCGTCGTCGAGACCCGCCAGGTAGTCGATCGACGCGATCAGCCCGGCCAGCAGGGGGTACGCGTGCGGGCCCAGTTCCAGCCGCGCGGCGCCGCGGGCCATCGGGTCGAGCGAGACCGACGAGATCCGCTCGATGAGGTCGGGGTCGCGGAACACGAGCGCGCCCACCGACGGGCCACCCCACGCCTGCGCGGACACGACCATGACGTCGGCGCCGAGCGCGTTGATGTCCAGCGGCAGGAACGGCGCGGCGTAGGTGGCGTCGACGACGACCAGCGCGCCGACCCGCTTGGCGAACTCGATGATCGTCGGGACGTCCGGCCGGGTACCGACCGAGCCCGACGCGAGCGTGACGGCGACGGCCTTCGTGCGCGCCGACACGAGCTGCTCGTACTGCCACGCGGGCAGCTCGCACGTCTCGATGTCGATCTCGCCCCAGCGCACGACCGCACCGACGCGCTTCGCGGCGCGTTGCCACGGCGCGAGGTTGGCCTGCTCGTCGAGCCTCGACACGACGACTTCGTCGCCGATCGTCCAGCGCTCGGCGAGCGCGTCGACGAGCCGGCGCAGCAGCACCGGCGCGCTCGGCCCGAGCACGACGGCGGCCGGGTCGGCCCCGACCAGGTCGGCCACGGCCCGGCGGGCCGCGGTCACGATGCTTTCCGCGCGTTGTGAGGCCGGAAACGCTCCGCCCGGCCCGGACACCGGGGCGCGCATCGCCGTGGAAACGGCCGAAGCGACCTGTTCCGGTACCAGCATTCCGGCGGCGCCGTCGAAGTGAATCCAGCCGTCACCCAGCGCGGGAAAGAGCCCACGGATACGAGCGACGTCGAACGCCATGTGGACACCGTACGGACGTGCGGTTTCGCCGCGAACCCGGGGTTGGGTGGAGAGCCACCGGGAACCCCGGGAGCGGCTACGCTCGGAGACGGACACCGCGCGGGTGTCGCGGAGCGTGTCGAACGCGAGCCAGGATGGAGCACATGACCGAGCGGAACTTCACAGCCGGTGACGCTGGCCAGGAATCTTCACCCCACGTGGTGGTCGTGGGCCCGGACGGCACCCCGGTGGGAGCGGCGAAGCTGCCCACGGAGGAAAACCAGGAGTCGGTCGGCGATCTCGTCGAAGAGCCGGCGAAGGTGATGCGGATCGGCACGATGATCAAGCAGCTCCTGGAGGAGGTGCGCGCGGCCCCGCTGGACGACGCGTCCCGCAACCGCGTCCGCGAGATCCACGAGACGTCGGTGAAGGAGCTGGCGAACGCGCTGGCCCCGGAGCTGCAGGACGAGCTGGAGCGCCTGGTCCGCCCGTTCACGGACGACTCGACGCCGTCGGACGCCGAGCTGCGGATCGCGCAGGCGCAGCTGGTGGGCTGGCTGGAGGGCCTGTTCAGCGGCATCCAGACGGCCCTGTTCGCCCAGCAGATGGCGGCGCGCGTCCAGCTGGAGCAGATGCGCCGCGGGCTGCCCGCGGGCCCATCCGCGGCGGCGGGCCACGGGCACGACCACGGCCCGGGGATCTCGGGCACCGGCCAGTACCTGTGACGGCGGTTGTCCACAGACCGAGGGGCCTGTGGACAACCCCTGTGGACAACTACCGGTCGCGGAAGAACTGCCGGATGTCCGCGATCAGGGCGTCCGGCTCCTCCAGCGCCGGGAAGTGACCGCCCCGGCCGAACTCCGTCCAGTGGACGATGTTGTCCGTGCGTTCGGCCAGTGTCCGGACCGGCAGGCCGATGTCGCCGGGGAAGCTCGCCACGCCCGTCGGGACCGTGTTCGCCGCGGGCGGCGCACCCCAGCCGCCGGTCAACGCGGCGTACAACCGGGCTGACGAGTTCGCCGTCCCGGTGAACCAGTAGATCGACACGTCGGCCAGGAGATCGTCCCGGTCGATCAGGTCCACCGACGTGTTCGAGAAGGACCGGAACTTCTCCGCGATCCATGCCAGCTGGCCTGCCGGCGAGTCGTGCAGGCCGTACGCAAGCGTTTGCGGCTTGGTTGCCTGGATCATCGCGTAGCCCGTTCCGGACGCCGAGAACGCCTGGCCCTTCTCGAGTGCCCGGCGGCCGGCGGCCAGCTCGTCACCGGTCAGGTCCGCGAGGTCCGCCTCGCTCCGCGGCACCGCGGACGCCAGCATCGTGACGTGGATCCCCAGCACGCGCGCGGGAAACTGCAGCGCCAGCTCACGCGAGATCATCGCGCCCCAGTCACCGCCGTGGGCGCCGAAGCGCTCGTAACCCAGGATGGTCATCAGCTCGGCGAACGCCCGCGCGATCCGGTCCGGCCCCCAGTCCGGCGACGGCGTCGGGCCCGAAAAGCCGTAGCCGGGGATCGACGGCACGACGACGGTCAGCGCGTCCGCCGGATCACCGCCGTACGCGCGGGGATCGGTCAGCGGGCCGATGACGTCCAGGAACTCGACGATCGAGCCCGGCCAGCCGTGCGTCAGCAGCACCGGCGTCGCGCCCGGCTCCGGGGACACCACGTGCAGGAAGTGCACGTTCGTCCCGTCGATGGTGGTCGTGAACTGCGGAAATCCGTTGATGCGCTCCTCTTGGGCCCGCCAGTCGAAGCCCGTCCGCCAGTATTCGGCCAGCTCCCGGACGTAGTCGACGGGAGCACCGAGCCGCCAGCCGGCACCGGCGGGCTGATCGGGCCACCGGGTGTTCGTCAGGCGGGCGCGGAGGTCGTCGAGATCGGACTGCGGGACGGCGACGCGGAACGGTGTGATCATGCCTCGACGGTAGGAGGGATCGCGGACAGATGCGGTCCTCGAATCAGTCGAGAAACCGCTTCGGCCACCGGCGTCGCCGTTCCGGCTCGGGTTCGGCCGGCGCTCCGGGCGGCTGCGGGCGTTCGACCGGCAGATAGACCGCCTTGGCGACGTCGAGCTTGGCCGCGCGCAGCCGGTCCAGCACGTCCGGCGCGTATCCGCCGGCTTGCGGGCGGTCCGGCACCTGGCCGAGGTCCTCCAGGACCGTCCAGTTCGACCCCAGCGCGGCCAGCGAACGGTGCTTCGTCGCGTAGTAGTCCGGGTTGACCGATACCGCGACGCCGGAAGCACCCGCGGCCGCGGCCAGCAGGTGCACGTGGAACCGGGTGGAGATCCAGGTCTGCCGGGGGTTGGCGGGCAGGCCGTTCGCCCAGACGGCCGAGAACGGGTAGAAGCGGGCACCGGGCAGCTCGCGTTCCAGCAGGGCGAAGACCTCGCGGTCCACCCGGGGAACACCCTCGACGACGCCGATGCGGTCCGGCGGCACCTTCCAGGACCGCAGCGTGGACAGCACCGCGCCGGCCAGCTTGCCGATGCCGACCTCGACGAGGTCCGACTGGAGGCAGAGCATGACCTCGGGCTGGTCGTCGGCCGTCTCGTACCGCTCGCGACCGAGGCCCAGGAAAGCGTCGTCGATGCCGGCCGGGACGTCGACGAGCGCCGCCGACGCCTCGTCGCGCACGTCCACGACTTCGAAGTGGTCCACCAGGCTCCGCAGCAGCGGGGCGACGTCGGCCGAAGCCGGGATGAGGCCGTGCCCGGTCATCGCGGCCCGGCCGCCCGACCGCGCCACCGCCGCTGCGGCGCCCGAGAGCAGGCCGACCTGCTTGGGCCACAGCTTGTTGATGTACCCGCCGCCGACGACGTGCACGACGTCGGCCGAAGCGAGCAGTTCGATGCCGCCGTGCAGGCGGGGCATCATCCCGGGGTCGTGGACGGCTTCCCGCACCCAGGCGGCCGCCTGCCAGGGATCGTCGGACACCGCCTCCCAGCACAACCGCCACAACGTGTCGGTGAATCTCGCCCGGGGGTGGATGCCGTCGAGCAGCACCGCCGCCGGGCCCGGGGAGTGCGTGTCCACCCAGACGTCGGCGTCCGGCGCCGTCCGGGCCAGGTGGCCGAGCCAGCTCGCCGCGATGAGCTCGTCCCCGTAGTTCGGGTGCCCCACCGGCGCGACCAGGTAGTAGAGAGCGCGCCGGGCGGAATTCGTCGCGGGCGCACCCGTCCGGCTGATCACCATGGGCCCGAATTGTACGGTGTGACGCAGGGTGACCCAGGCCATCTTCGCATCACCGGCCGCCGGTTGCCACGGGGTGGACAGGGTCCGGGAGCGCGCATCGGTACCCTCGTCCACGTGCATGCCACCAGCACGGTTCAGGCCGCGAACTCCCCCGTTGCGACGCCGGCACCGCCGGTGTCGGACAGCAAGACGTTCTCGCGCGCCTTCGCCGACATCAATGCCGGTTTCCGCGCCCGCGAGCTCTGGGGTCACCTCGGCTGGCAGGACATCAAGCAGCGCTACCGCCGCTCGGTGATCGGTCCATTCTGGATCACCATCAGCCAGGCGGTCATCGCGCTCGGGCTCGGGTTGCTGTACTCGCAGCTGTTCAACTCGCCGATCGAGGTCTTCCTGCCCTACCTGTCCACGGGCTTCATCCTGTGGGGCTTCATCAGCGGCTGCCTGGCCGAGGGCATGGAGACGTTCATCGCGAACGAGGGGCTGATCAAGCAGCTGCCCGCGCCGCTGAGCGTGTACATGCTGCGGACGGTGTGGCGCCAGACGCTGCTGCTGGCGCACAACATGATCGTCTACGTCGTGATCCTCGTGATCTTCTTCAACGCGCTCGACAACCCCTACTCGCTGGGCAACAGCGAAGGCCTGTGCGTCGGCAACGCGTACTGCCACCCGGGCCTCAGCTGGAACATCCTGCTGGCCATCCCCGGCTTCCTCTTGCTCGCCCTCAACGCGGGCTGGGTGACGCTGCTGCTGGGCATCATCTCGACCCGCTTCCGCGACATCCCGCAGGTGATCAACTCGCTGATCCAGCTGCTGTTCTACGGCACACCGATCGTCTGGCCGGTGGACCAGCTGCTCGGCGGCGGAACGCGTGCCAGCATCTCGTGGGTGCTGCCGATCATCCAGCTGAACCCGCTGTACCACTTCATGCAGGTGGTCCGGGCGCCGTTGATCGGCCAGTCGTTCACACCGGGCAACTGGATCGTGGTCGGCTCCATCACCATCATCGGCTGGGCGCTCGCGCTCGTCGCGATGCGCAACTACCGTGCCCGCGTCTCCTACTGGGTGTGACACAACATGGTCAGCATTGACGTCCACAACGCCTACGTCGACTTCCCGATCTTCGACGCGAAGACCCGGTCGATGAAGAAGAAGGTCCTCGGCAAGGTCGGCGGCAAGATCGGCACCGACACGAAGGTGCCGATCATCGAGGCCCTGCACGACGTGACCCTGAACCTCCGCGAAGGCGACCGCGTCGGCCTGGTCGGGCACAACGGCGCCGGCAAGTCCACGCTGCTGCGGCTGCTCGCCGGGATCTACGAGCCCACCCGCGGCTCGGCGCGGATCGAAGGCAAGATCGCGCCGGTGTTCGACCTCGGCGTCGGCATGGACCCGGAGATCTCCGGGCAGGAGAACATCATCATCCGCGGCCTCTTCCTCGGCATGACGGCCAAGGAGATGGAGAAGCGGGTCGACGACATCGCGGAGTTCACCGAGCTCGGCGACTACCTCCAGATGCCGCTGCGGACGTACTCGACGGGTATGCGCGTTCGGCTGGCGCTGGGTGTCGTCACCTCGATCGACCCCGAGATCCTCATCCTCGACGAGGGCATCGGCGCGGTCGACGCGGCGTTCCTCAACAAGGCGCGGGACCGGCTCAAGGACCTCGTGAAGCGCTCCGGGATCCTCGTGTTCGCCAGTCACGCCGACGAGTTCCTGTTCGAGCTGTGCGACTCCGCCCTCTGGATGGACGAAGGTCACATCAAGCAACGCGGATCGCTGCGGGACGTCCTCACCGGGTACAAGGGCCGCGACCCGTTCGCGGACATGAGCAAGGAAACGCTGCAGCGCCTCGGCATCGAGCCGGTGGCGACGACGAACGGCGGGGAATGATGGCCAGCGAGACCCGACAGCTGCCCGACGGCGCGGTCGTCGGCGTGGTCGTCACGCGGCACCGGCGCGAGCTGCTCGCGGACTCGCTGAAGGTCATCGCGGCGCAGACCCGGCCGGTCGACCACCTGGTGGTGGTGGACAACGGGCCGGACGATTCGGCCCGCGAGGTCGTCGAGAGCTACCCGCTGCCGTACACGTACCTGCCGTCGCACCGGAACCTCGGCGGCGCGGGCGGGTTCGCGCTGGGCATGCTGCACGCGCTGTCGCTGGGCGCGGACTGGATCTGGCTGGCCGACGACGACGGCCGCCCGGCCGACGAGAACGTGCTGGCGATCCTGCTGGAAGAGGCGGAAAAGCGGGACCTGGCGGAGATCTCGCCGGTGGTGTCCAACATCGACGCCCCGGACAAGCTGGCGTTTCCGCTGCGCCGCGGCCTGACCTGGAAGCGGTCCCAGTCGGAGCTGGGCGCGGACTTCCTGCCGGGCATCGCGTCCCTGATGAACGGCGCGCTGTTCCGGGCGTCCACTTTGGACGTGGTCGGCGTCCCGGACCTGCGCCTGTTCTTCCGCGGCGACGAGGTGGAGCTGCACCGCCGGCTGGCCCGCTCGGGCCTGCCGTTCGGCACGTCGCTGAAGACGAAGTACCTGCACCCGGACGGCTCGGACGAGTTCAAGCCCATGCTGGGCGGCAAGTTCCACGCGCAGGACCCGGAGAACGAGGTCAAGCGGTACTACACCTACCGCAACCGCGGATATCTGTTGTCGCAGCCGGGAATGCGCAAGATCGGCGCGCTGGAGATCGTCCGGTTCGGACTGTACTTCGTGGGCGTGAAGCGCGACCCGAAGGCGTTCCTGCAGTGGCTCAAGCTGGTCCGGCAGGGCCGCGCGGAGAAGTTCTACCGCTACTGACAGAGGTTCCAGCGAAACGGCCCCGGTTGCCCGGGGCCGTTTCGCGTTCGTCCGTTATTCGCCGATGACCGGCGGGGCGGTGCGCAGGTCCGTGCCGAAGACCTCGTCCGGGTCACCCTCGACCAGGTACGTCGGCCGCGAGTGCTCCGTGTCCTCGTCGCCCTCGCCCTTCTGGCCGCGGCCCAGGCCGCCCGCGCCCATGCCGCCGCGGCCCGCTGCGCTGCCCGAGCCGAGGCCGCCCATTCCGCGTCCGGCGGCCGCTTCCGCCGCGCCGATGCCACCCGGCCGGGCCGCGCCCGACGCGGCACCCGCGCCCGTCGCGTTGCCGGCGCCCGAGCCGCCGGGGCCGAAGCCACCGCCGCGGCCGGCGCCGCCACCACCGCCGATCTTCGAGTTGTAGGCCTCGTCGCCGCCGAAGTTCATTCCGCCCATCGGCATCGGGCTCATCGGCGGCATGCCGCCGAAGGACTGGTTCGGGTTCGACGCCGAACCGCTCGCGACCGGGCTCGGCGTGAAGCTCGACGGCGTCGTCGTGCCCGCGGGCACGAACCCCGACCCGGTGGTCGAGCCGGGCCCGGAAAAGTGCGGGTTGCCGGTGGTGCCGGAGACGAAGCCGCTGGTACCGCCGGGGGTGCTCACCGAGCCGGGCCCGGGCATGTTCACCGAGCTGTGCCCGGGCATGTTCACGCTCGACGGATTGCTGATGCCGTTCTTGTCCCCGCTGCCGTTGGGGTCACCACTACCCCCACCGGTGCTGAAGCTCGGCGGCGGCGCGAAGGCGGGCTGCTTCGACGCGGCCTCGTAGAGGTTCTTGTCGTAGGTCGCCATGACACCGGCGGCCTGGTCGTGCGCGGCCTGGCTGTCCTTCTGCTTCTGAATGGACTTGTCGACGTTGTCGGCGAGGTTGAAGGGGTTCGACGTCGCCCACGACTTGAACTCGTCACCCCAGCTGAACGGAATGGGGTCGGGCATGGAGTTCTTCGCCGTCGCGGCGGCCTGGCCCTGGTCGTAGATGGTCTCGGACGCCAGGCGGGCGTTCTGCGAGTTGGCGTCGGACCACTTGCCCAAGCTCGTGAAGTACTGCTGCGCGTTCTCCGCCGCGCTGCCTTCCCAGGTCCCCTTGGAAGCGTTCACCGCGGTGTTCATCGACTGCGCGAACTTGTCGAAGACCTGGTGGACCTTGAAGTACGCCGTCGAAACGTCGGAGACCTGTTGGACGTTGAGGTTGCTGTCCAGGTAGGCCTTGAGCTGCGCGTGGTCGCTGCCCTTGTAGTCGGCGTTCGGTGCCTGCAGGCCCTGGACGTACTCGACGTCGCGGCCCTTGGTGGCGTCGGCGACATTCTTGTCCCCGATCTCCTGCGCCTGGTTCTTGGCCTTGGCCTGGGCGATCCACTGCTGGACCGGGCCGAACAGCCAGCTGCCCGGCTCGACGCCCTCCTCCGCCTTCTTCTGGAGGTAGGCGTCGCGCTCGGCGGGCGCCATGTTCTGGACTTCTTGCGGCGTCTTGTCCGCGGTCTTCGGCGGCGGTCCCTGTCGCGTCGTCATCTGGGTTCCCCTATCCCTTCGGCAACCGCGGTTCGACAGCGGTCTTCGCGACCGTTTCGGCGATCTGGCAGGCCTCGTCCGTCGAACCGACCGCGGTGACCAGGACGTCCACTCGCGAGTCACCGACCGGCAGGGCCAGCGTGCAGCCGACCCCCTGGGTCTCCGGGGCCTCCTTGGCCTTCCGGCCGTTGACGTCCTTGTCGGAGACACCGGCACCCTGGTCGTTGAGCTGGTCGGCCCGGGCGTCGTCACGCACGTTCACGCCGACCACCATGGACTTGTCGCTCGCCGAGGCGATTTTCTTCTGGTACTTGCACACCCGCGCGGTGCCGAGCGTTTTGTTCTCCGGCTCGTTGAAGTCCCCGTAGGTGGCCAGATCACCTTTTTCCAGGAGCGTGCAGGGATCGGTGATCGACTGGGTGCCACCCCCCGCGGCGGACGAACTCTCCGGGGCAGACGTCTCACCGCCGCCTGCCGTCGAGGACTGCGCGGGCGAAGCGGTTCCCTGCTGCGTGCTGGTGCAGCCGGCCAGGAGCGCGCCACCGGCCACGAGCGGGAGCAGGGCACGGACGAGAAGGAGTTTCATCGAGTCAGGCCTGCCGGGTCTGGAGCGAAGAGAACGCCTGGTCCTCGGTTTCCTTGTACAACCCGGCCGCCCGCGCCAGAGCTTCGTCGGCCTGCTTCGCTACCTGCTGGAGCTGGCTCAACACCGCTTTCGCCGAGCCTTCGGCGTCGCTGGCGCTCTTCTGGTCGTGCTTGGCGACGGCGTGCCCGTACGGGTGGTTGCCGAGCTGAGGTGCCTGGTCGAGCGCTGTGGCATCGTAGCCCAGGTTCGTGAGGTCGTTGACCAGTTCCATGAGCGCGTCCCGGAGGGGTTTCACTCCTTCGGGGGTGATCTTGAACCCGCCGCCCTTGGCGGCGTCCACCAGCTTCTGCGTCTCCGCCGTGACGCTCTGTACCGCGGCGCCCATGCTGGCCGACGAAAGCGGGTTGATCACGTCCGCGAACGAGCCGCCGCCACCGCCATCGGCTATCAACATCGCCGTTCCACCCCGAATCGCTTCGCCCGTGCGTGTGCACCCGGAAGTCTACTAG
Proteins encoded in this region:
- a CDS encoding M28 family metallopeptidase, which codes for MSIFRARLLPPVAIAAGATLVLGLTPAAAATTVPDGPALAKQLVKKVDVNGVNRHLIALQRIADTNGGTRAASTTGHQKSAEYIATKLEAAGFQVTRQEFPFTYSETLAEKLTAGGQSVPVIAMEYTVSTPVGGITAPLAVVAVDDTSGCEVTDYTADVAGKIALIKRGGCSFAQKQQTAAAAGAIGAIVYNNTDGDLNGTLGGPENAKIPTGGVTAAAGAQLATLGGQNVTLELRAFQEARTSYNVIAETKTGRKDNVVMLGSHLDSVPAGPGINDNGSGSAALLETALQLGSSPKVNNAVRFGFWSAEEFGLIGSTYYVDQLSFEQQLDIALYLNFDMIGSPNAGYFAYDGDNSDGVGAGAGPYGSAQIEKTFVDFMQAAKGVSVEGTDFTGRSDYGEFIAVGIPAGGLDTGAEVLKTPAQAAKWGGTAGVAFDPCYHQACDNLGNIDRVALERNADGVAWALGVYATSTESINGVQPGQAKSKSLTAQKRSAQRNFSARAVAGDPHALTA
- a CDS encoding epoxide hydrolase family protein codes for the protein MITPFRVAVPQSDLDDLRARLTNTRWPDQPAGAGWRLGAPVDYVRELAEYWRTGFDWRAQEERINGFPQFTTTIDGTNVHFLHVVSPEPGATPVLLTHGWPGSIVEFLDVIGPLTDPRAYGGDPADALTVVVPSIPGYGFSGPTPSPDWGPDRIARAFAELMTILGYERFGAHGGDWGAMISRELALQFPARVLGIHVTMLASAVPRSEADLADLTGDELAAGRRALEKGQAFSASGTGYAMIQATKPQTLAYGLHDSPAGQLAWIAEKFRSFSNTSVDLIDRDDLLADVSIYWFTGTANSSARLYAALTGGWGAPPAANTVPTGVASFPGDIGLPVRTLAERTDNIVHWTEFGRGGHFPALEEPDALIADIRQFFRDR
- a CDS encoding NAD(P)H-quinone oxidoreductase, producing MYAITIREPGDPEVLEWAEVADPRPGPGEVLVNVAASAVNRADLLQRQGHYPPPPGASETLGLECSGTIAELGEGVEGWNVGDEVCALLAGGGYAEKAVVPAGQLLPVPGEVELLAAAGLPEVACTVWANVVMHAKLAEGEVLLVHGGAGGIGTHAIQVGKALGATVAVTAGSAQRLERCRQLGADITINYKEDDFVEVLRKETGGANVILDNMGASYLGRNVDALAADGRLVIIGMQGGVKGELNVGALLGKRASVFAAGLRFRPKDQKAAIVADVRERLWPLVEQGSVKPIIGQVVPMAEAASAHRALEEGSVFGKILLAAKS
- a CDS encoding ABC transporter ATP-binding protein; translated protein: MVSIDVHNAYVDFPIFDAKTRSMKKKVLGKVGGKIGTDTKVPIIEALHDVTLNLREGDRVGLVGHNGAGKSTLLRLLAGIYEPTRGSARIEGKIAPVFDLGVGMDPEISGQENIIIRGLFLGMTAKEMEKRVDDIAEFTELGDYLQMPLRTYSTGMRVRLALGVVTSIDPEILILDEGIGAVDAAFLNKARDRLKDLVKRSGILVFASHADEFLFELCDSALWMDEGHIKQRGSLRDVLTGYKGRDPFADMSKETLQRLGIEPVATTNGGE
- a CDS encoding DUF3558 family protein gives rise to the protein MKLLLVRALLPLVAGGALLAGCTSTQQGTASPAQSSTAGGGETSAPESSSAAGGGTQSITDPCTLLEKGDLATYGDFNEPENKTLGTARVCKYQKKIASASDKSMVVGVNVRDDARADQLNDQGAGVSDKDVNGRKAKEAPETQGVGCTLALPVGDSRVDVLVTAVGSTDEACQIAETVAKTAVEPRLPKG
- a CDS encoding bacterial proteasome activator family protein, translated to MEHMTERNFTAGDAGQESSPHVVVVGPDGTPVGAAKLPTEENQESVGDLVEEPAKVMRIGTMIKQLLEEVRAAPLDDASRNRVREIHETSVKELANALAPELQDELERLVRPFTDDSTPSDAELRIAQAQLVGWLEGLFSGIQTALFAQQMAARVQLEQMRRGLPAGPSAAAGHGHDHGPGISGTGQYL
- a CDS encoding glycosyltransferase, which translates into the protein MASETRQLPDGAVVGVVVTRHRRELLADSLKVIAAQTRPVDHLVVVDNGPDDSAREVVESYPLPYTYLPSHRNLGGAGGFALGMLHALSLGADWIWLADDDGRPADENVLAILLEEAEKRDLAEISPVVSNIDAPDKLAFPLRRGLTWKRSQSELGADFLPGIASLMNGALFRASTLDVVGVPDLRLFFRGDEVELHRRLARSGLPFGTSLKTKYLHPDGSDEFKPMLGGKFHAQDPENEVKRYYTYRNRGYLLSQPGMRKIGALEIVRFGLYFVGVKRDPKAFLQWLKLVRQGRAEKFYRY
- a CDS encoding ABC transporter permease translates to MHATSTVQAANSPVATPAPPVSDSKTFSRAFADINAGFRARELWGHLGWQDIKQRYRRSVIGPFWITISQAVIALGLGLLYSQLFNSPIEVFLPYLSTGFILWGFISGCLAEGMETFIANEGLIKQLPAPLSVYMLRTVWRQTLLLAHNMIVYVVILVIFFNALDNPYSLGNSEGLCVGNAYCHPGLSWNILLAIPGFLLLALNAGWVTLLLGIISTRFRDIPQVINSLIQLLFYGTPIVWPVDQLLGGGTRASISWVLPIIQLNPLYHFMQVVRAPLIGQSFTPGNWIVVGSITIIGWALALVAMRNYRARVSYWV
- a CDS encoding polysaccharide pyruvyl transferase family protein; its protein translation is MVISRTGAPATNSARRALYYLVAPVGHPNYGDELIAASWLGHLARTAPDADVWVDTHSPGPAAVLLDGIHPRARFTDTLWRLCWEAVSDDPWQAAAWVREAVHDPGMMPRLHGGIELLASADVVHVVGGGYINKLWPKQVGLLSGAAAAVARSGGRAAMTGHGLIPASADVAPLLRSLVDHFEVVDVRDEASAALVDVPAGIDDAFLGLGRERYETADDQPEVMLCLQSDLVEVGIGKLAGAVLSTLRSWKVPPDRIGVVEGVPRVDREVFALLERELPGARFYPFSAVWANGLPANPRQTWISTRFHVHLLAAAAGASGVAVSVNPDYYATKHRSLAALGSNWTVLEDLGQVPDRPQAGGYAPDVLDRLRAAKLDVAKAVYLPVERPQPPGAPAEPEPERRRRWPKRFLD
- a CDS encoding cysteine desulfurase-like protein — protein: MAFDVARIRGLFPALGDGWIHFDGAAGMLVPEQVASAVSTAMRAPVSGPGGAFPASQRAESIVTAARRAVADLVGADPAAVVLGPSAPVLLRRLVDALAERWTIGDEVVVSRLDEQANLAPWQRAAKRVGAVVRWGEIDIETCELPAWQYEQLVSARTKAVAVTLASGSVGTRPDVPTIIEFAKRVGALVVVDATYAAPFLPLDINALGADVMVVSAQAWGGPSVGALVFRDPDLIERISSVSLDPMARGAARLELGPHAYPLLAGLIASIDYLAGLDDAAAGSRRERLVTSLGSAKSYHAGLLAQLSTELLSLRHIMVIGNAMRRIPALAFAVAGKKAPEVAEYLASQGLCAFADDGTSGVFAALGVGEVGGAVRIGLAHYSNVFEINQLVRVLDELR